Within Streptomyces sp. SS1-1, the genomic segment CCGTGGCCGTCGACCAGGGGCACGCGCATCGAGAAGGGCTGCGCCATGCGCACGAGGGCGTCGTAGATCGACGCGTCGCCGTGCGGGTGCAGCTTGCCCATGACCTCGCCGACGACACGGGCGCACTTCACATAGCCGCGGTCGGGGCGCAGGCCCATCTCGTTCATCTGGTAGACGATCCGGCGGTGCACCGGCTTCAGGCCGTCACGGGCGTCCGGCAGGGCACGCGAGTAGATGACCGAGTAGGCGTACTCGAGGAAGGAGCCCTGCATCTCGTCGACGACGTCGATGTCGAGGATCCGCTCCTCGAACGAGTCGTCGGGCGGCGGGGTCTTCGTGCTGCGGCGGGCCATCGCTGCCGGCTCCTTCTGTGTGCTGTGGCGCAAGCGTGTGACGGGTCTGACGCGGACCATTGTGGACCGCGGCACTGACAACCACCGACCAGGACCCGATGTTGGGCTCCCGCCCGGCGAGGTGAAGTGTCGCCGACTCCGGTCTCCTCCCGCGACCGCGGTGGCGTGAAGGACGGCCTCGGGACCGCGCACGGCGCCGGCGGCAAGCCGGTGCCGCGCGACCGTTCACCCTCAGGGGTGATCGACGGGAAGCATGCCAGGTCGAGCCGAACGGTGCCGGGCCGGGGCCCGGACGGCCCGCCTCCGCCGCATCCGCCCGGTGAGGCCGGGCGAAGGGGCGCGGAGGGCCCTGGGGGAGGCCGCCGGAGGCCGCGGCCGGCCCCGGACCGGCCCGGCGTCCCGACCGGGAACTTCGCCGAGCCTCCGGACGCTGCATACAGTGGCAGGAGCTGAGCAGGATCCGCTCGACACAACGCAGCGCACGCGACCGGAAGGACACCTTGCCCATGGGTCACACGGCCACACCGGAGGCACAATCCGGCGGCCTCACCGCGACCGAGCACCGCCTGGCCAACGGCCTGCGCGTGGTGCTCTCCGAGGACCACCTCACGCCGGTCGCCGCGGTCTGCCTCTGGTACGACGTCGGCTCCCGCCACGAGGTCAAGGGCCGTACCGGACTCGCCCACCTCTTCGAGCACCTGATGTTCCAGGGGTCGAACAGCGTGAAGGGCACGGGCCACTTCGAACTCGTCCAGGGCGCGGGCGGCTCACCGAACGGCACCACCAGCTTCGAGCGCACCAACTACTTCGAGACCATGCCCGCCCACCAGCTGGAGCTCGCGCTCTGGCTGGAGGCCGACCGCATGGGCAGCCTCCTGGTGGCGCTCGACGAGGAGGGCCTGGAGAACCAGCGCGACGTCGTGAAGAACGAGCGGCGCCAGCGCTACGACAACGTCCCGTACGGCACCGCCTTCGAGCGCCTGACCGCGATGTCGTACCCCGACGGGCACCCCTACCACCACACGCCGATCGGCTCCATGGCCGACCTCGACGCGGCGAGCCTGGAGGACGCGCGCGCGTTCTTCCGCACCTACTACGCGCCGAACAACGCCGTGCTGTCGATCGTCGGCGACATCGACCCGGAGCAGACGCTGGCCTGGGTCGAGAAGTACTTCGGCTCCATCCCGGCGCACGACGGCAAGCCGGCCCCGCGGGACGGCTCGCTGCCCGACGTCATCGGCGAGGAGCTGCGCGAGGTCGTCGAGGAGAACGTCCCCGCGCGCGCGATGATGGCCGCCTACCGCCTGCCGAGCGACGGCACGCGCGAGTGCGACGCCGCCGACCTGGCGCTGACGGTCCTCGGCGGCGGCGAGTCCTCCCGCCTCTACAACCGGCTCGTGCGGCGCGACCGTACGGCCGTGGCGGCCGGTTTCGGCCTGCTGCGCCTGGCGGGCGCGCCCTCCCTCGGCTGGCTGGACGTGAAGACCTCCGGTGACGTCGAGGTGCCGGTGATCGAGGCCGCCGTCGACGAGGAGCTCGCCCGCTTCGCCGCGGAGGGCCCCACCGCCGAGGAGATGGAACGCGCGCAGGCCCAGCTGGAGCGCGAGTGGCTGGACCGGCTCGGCACCTGCGCCGGCCGCGCCGACGAACTGTGCCGGTACGCCGTCCTGTTCGGCGACCCGCAGCTCGCCTTCACCGCCGTGCAGCGCGTGCTCGACGTCACCGCCGAGGAGGTGCAGGCGGTCGCCCAGGCCCGGCTGCGCCCGGACAACCGCGCGGTGCTCGTGTACGAGCCGACCGCCGCCGAGGCCGACGAGACCACCGACGAGAACGAGGAGTCGGCGCAGTGACCGAACTCGCGAGCATGGAGTTCCACCCGCAGCCCCAGGCCGGCGCGCCCCGGCCCTGGGCGTTCCCGGCCCCCGAGCGCGGCACCCTGGACAACGGCCTGACGGTCCTGCGCTGCCACCGCCCCGGCCAGCAGGTCGTCGCCGTCGAGGTCCTCCTCGACACGCCGCTCGACGCCGAGCCCGCGGGCCTGGACGGCATCGCCACGATCATGGCGCGCGCCCTGTCCGAGGGCACCGACAAGCACACCGCCGAGGAGTACGCGGCCGAGCTGGAGCGCTGCGGCGCCACCCTCGACGCGTACGCCGACCACCCCGGCGTCCGGGTCAGCCTGGAGGTGCCGGTCTCCCGGCTGCCGAAGGCGCTGGACCTGCTCGCCGACGCGCTCAGGGCGCCGCTGTTCGCCGACGCCGAGGTGGAGCGCCTGGTGCGCAACCGCCTCGACGAGATCCCGCACGAGCTGGCGAACCCGTCGCGCCGGGCGGCCAAGGAGCTGTCCCGGCAGCTGTTCCCGGCGTCCTCGCGCATGTCCCGCCCCCGCCAGGGCACCGAGGAGACCGTCGCCGGCATCGACTCCGCGGCCGTACGCGCGTTCTTCGAGCGGCATGTGCGCCCCGCCACCTCCACGGTCGTGGTCGTCGGCGACCTGACCGGCGTCGACCTGGACGCCCTGCTGGGCGACAGCCTGGGCGCCTGGACCGGTTCGCAGGCCGAGCCGCGGCCCGTCCCGCCGGTCACCGCGGACGACACCGGGCGGGTCGTCATCGTGGACCGCCCCGGAGCCGTGCAGACGCAGCTGCTGATCGGCCGGATCGGCCCCGACCGGCACGACCGCGTGTGGCCGGCGCAGGTCCTCGGCACGTACTGCCTCGGCGGCACGCTCACCTCCCGGCTGGACAAGGTCCTGCGCGAGGAGAAGGGCTATACCTACGGCGTGCGGGCGTTCGGGCAGGTCCTGCGCTCCGCGCCGGACGGCACCGGCGCCTCGATGCTCGCCATCACCGGCTCCGTCGACACGCCCAACACCGGCCCCGCCCTGGACGACCTGTGGACCGTCCTGCGCGGGATCGCCGCCGACGGACTCACCGACGCCGAGCGGGACTTCGCCGTGCAGAACCTGGTCGGGGTGGCGCCGCTGAAGTACGAGACGGCCGCCGCCGTGGCGAGCACGCTGGCCGACCAGGTGGAGCAGCACCTCCCCGACGACTTCCAGGCGACGCTGTACCAGCAGCTCGCCGCCACCGGCACCGTCGAGGCCACCGCCGCGGTCGTCAGCGCCTTCCCGGCGGACCGTCTCGTCACGGTCCTCGTCGGCGACGCGTCGGCGATCCGGGAGCCCGTCGAGGCCCTCGGCATCGGCGAAGTCACCGTCGTGACGGCCGACTAGAGCACCGGCCCGTCCCGCGCGCGGGGGAGCCCTGGTGACGGCAACGTCACCAGGGCTCCCTTATGCCCGAATTGGGGCGGAGGCGGCCTGTCTGCCCTGTGGGATGCGCTACAAAAGCCGCGTTCCGTTTGGGAATTGAACACTGTCCCGCTTAGCGTCTTCCGGGCTGTTCGTCAGGCAGTGCGCCGCGCCCGCGGCACCGGACAGTCATCGCCGAGTCCCCGTATGGCGCGAGCCAGGGGAGCCGGGGACCCACCGCAGTCCCTGGGGTGAATCGGACGCCCGCGCAGCCGCGAGGGGGTCCGTAGGAGACCTTCCTGCTCCGAACCCGTCAGCTAACCCGGTAGGCGAGAGGGAAGGAAAGGACCAGCCACCACATGGCGTTCAGCTGCGCCACGGGGAAGAACCGCCCCTCCGGGAAGCACCGCAAGCCCGGCCGGTTCGAGCGCACCACGGCCCGTGCGGCCGGTGTCGCCGCCCTCACCGCCACCGGCGTCGTGGGCACCCTCGCCGCCCCCGCGCTGGCCGCCGAGCCCGCCGCGGAGCAGACCGGTCTCATCCCGGTCGTCGCCGTCGAGGACTCCATCGCCACCCAGATCGACGCGCAGGCCGCCGCCCAGGAGCGGGCCGCCGCCGAGGCCGCGGCCCTCAAGCAGGCCGCCCAGGAGGCCGCGCGCCACAAGGCCGCCGAGAAGGCCAAGCAGGAGCGGGAGGCCAAGGAGCGCGCCGCGCGGGAGGCCGAGCGCAAGCGCCTGCTGTCCTACGTCGCCCCGATCGCCGGGTCGTACGTGTCGACCTCCTACCAGTCCGGCGGTGGCCTCTGGTCCTCCGGCAGCCACACCGGCATCGACTTCCACGCCGCCAGCGGCACCTCGGTGCACGCGGTCGGCGCCGGCACCGTCGTCGAGGCCGGCTGGGGCGGGGCCTACGGCAACAACGTCGTGATCAAGATGAACGACGGCACCTACACCCAGTACGGGCACCTGTCGTCGATCGGCGTCTCGGTGGGCCAGACGGTCACCCCCGGCCAGCAGATCGGCCTGTCCGGCGCCACCGGCAACGTCACGGGCCCGCATCTGCACTTCGAGGCGCGCACCACCGCCGAGTACGGCTCCGACATCGACCCGGTCGGCTATCTGCGCTCGCACGGCGTCGCGCTCTGACGCGCCCGTCCGCCTTAACGTGGCCCCGGCTCCCGAGCCGGGGCTTTCGGTCTTTCTGGACAAGGACTGTCCAAAAAATATCCATGGATTCCGGCCCGCCGTCGGAAATTCACGCTTCTTGCCATAGAGTCGCTGAACACACGTCATTCGTCGACGTTTCACGGGGATTAAGGCGGAGGTCGGCATGCGTATTCCGGCGCACTCGGTGTGCACCGCGATCCGGGACGACATCGTCGCCGGTGTCCTGGAGCGCGGCGGCCGGCTCACGGAGGAGGTCCTCGCCCGCCGCTACGGCGTCTCCCGTGTCCCCGTGCGCGAGGCGCTGCGCACCCTGGAGGCGGAGGGCTTCGTCGTGACCCGACGGCACGCGGGCGCGTGCGTGGCCGAGCCCACCGAGCAGGAGGCGGCCGACGTCCTGGAGATGCGCACCCTGCTGGAGCCGCTCGGCGCCGCACGGGCCGCCCAGCGGCGCACCGAGGCCCATCTGAAGGTGCTGCGGGGCCTGGTCAGGCTGGGTCAGGAGCGGGCCAGGCGGGGCAACAGCGAGGATCTGCGCTCGCTGGGCGGCTGGTTCCACGAGACGCTGGCCCAGGCCTC encodes:
- a CDS encoding M16 family metallopeptidase — encoded protein: MGHTATPEAQSGGLTATEHRLANGLRVVLSEDHLTPVAAVCLWYDVGSRHEVKGRTGLAHLFEHLMFQGSNSVKGTGHFELVQGAGGSPNGTTSFERTNYFETMPAHQLELALWLEADRMGSLLVALDEEGLENQRDVVKNERRQRYDNVPYGTAFERLTAMSYPDGHPYHHTPIGSMADLDAASLEDARAFFRTYYAPNNAVLSIVGDIDPEQTLAWVEKYFGSIPAHDGKPAPRDGSLPDVIGEELREVVEENVPARAMMAAYRLPSDGTRECDAADLALTVLGGGESSRLYNRLVRRDRTAVAAGFGLLRLAGAPSLGWLDVKTSGDVEVPVIEAAVDEELARFAAEGPTAEEMERAQAQLEREWLDRLGTCAGRADELCRYAVLFGDPQLAFTAVQRVLDVTAEEVQAVAQARLRPDNRAVLVYEPTAAEADETTDENEESAQ
- a CDS encoding M16 family metallopeptidase produces the protein MTELASMEFHPQPQAGAPRPWAFPAPERGTLDNGLTVLRCHRPGQQVVAVEVLLDTPLDAEPAGLDGIATIMARALSEGTDKHTAEEYAAELERCGATLDAYADHPGVRVSLEVPVSRLPKALDLLADALRAPLFADAEVERLVRNRLDEIPHELANPSRRAAKELSRQLFPASSRMSRPRQGTEETVAGIDSAAVRAFFERHVRPATSTVVVVGDLTGVDLDALLGDSLGAWTGSQAEPRPVPPVTADDTGRVVIVDRPGAVQTQLLIGRIGPDRHDRVWPAQVLGTYCLGGTLTSRLDKVLREEKGYTYGVRAFGQVLRSAPDGTGASMLAITGSVDTPNTGPALDDLWTVLRGIAADGLTDAERDFAVQNLVGVAPLKYETAAAVASTLADQVEQHLPDDFQATLYQQLAATGTVEATAAVVSAFPADRLVTVLVGDASAIREPVEALGIGEVTVVTAD
- a CDS encoding M23 family metallopeptidase, encoding MAFSCATGKNRPSGKHRKPGRFERTTARAAGVAALTATGVVGTLAAPALAAEPAAEQTGLIPVVAVEDSIATQIDAQAAAQERAAAEAAALKQAAQEAARHKAAEKAKQEREAKERAAREAERKRLLSYVAPIAGSYVSTSYQSGGGLWSSGSHTGIDFHAASGTSVHAVGAGTVVEAGWGGAYGNNVVIKMNDGTYTQYGHLSSIGVSVGQTVTPGQQIGLSGATGNVTGPHLHFEARTTAEYGSDIDPVGYLRSHGVAL
- a CDS encoding GntR family transcriptional regulator, with protein sequence MRIPAHSVCTAIRDDIVAGVLERGGRLTEEVLARRYGVSRVPVREALRTLEAEGFVVTRRHAGACVAEPTEQEAADVLEMRTLLEPLGAARAAQRRTEAHLKVLRGLVRLGQERARRGNSEDLRSLGGWFHETLAQASGSTALTSTLTQLRHKIAWMYAVEASADPVESWAEHGAIVDAVARGDGERARALTALHTERGLSAHRLRFGSGGERAERVRNSQHAVNMPSLRN